From Daucus carota subsp. sativus chromosome 6, DH1 v3.0, whole genome shotgun sequence, the proteins below share one genomic window:
- the LOC108225579 gene encoding NADPH-dependent aldo-keto reductase, chloroplastic encodes MRSHSVRLNCGTTIPVLGFGTYSYENDRRTTEQAVHAALKMGYRHFDTAKIYGSEEAVGNALGEAMESGFIGREDIFVTSKLWGSDHHDPVSALKQTLMKLGMEYVDMYLVHWPVKLKPWACSAVPNEQDFDELDLEGTWAGMEMCLQLGLCKAIGVSNFSSTKIRQLLDFASIPPAVNQVEMHPMWRQRKLRQICGENRIHVSAYSPLGAPGSFWGSTDVVNNPIIRSIALKHRATPAQVALRWGLSKGTSAIVKSFNLERMKENMGALDLRLDENDMLAIERMVERKIMRGDFLVNQTTSPYKSIQDLWDDEI; translated from the exons ATGAGAAGTCACAGTGTTAGATTGAACTGTGGCACCACCATACCGGTTCTTGGTTTTGGGACTTACTCTTATGAGAATGATAGACGCACTACTGAGCAAGCAGTTCATGCCGCTCTCAAG ATGGGATATAGGCATTTTGATACAGCAAAGATATATGGTTCAGAGGAAGCAGTGGGAAATGCTTTAGGAGAAGCCATGGAGAGTGGGTTCATCGGAAGAGAAGACATTTTCGTCACTTCTAAGCTATGGGGAAGTGATCACCATGATCCTGTTTCTGCCCTAAAACAAACACTAAT GAAACTTGGAATGGAATATGTGGACATGTACCTGGTGCACTGGCCTGTCAAGTTGAAGCCTTGGGCCTGTTCTGCAGTGCCCAATGAGCAAGATTTCGATGAACTGGACTTGGAAGGCACATGGGCTGGCATGGAGATGTGCTTGCAGTTGGGCTTGTGTAAGGCCATTGGTGTCAGCAATTTCTCTTCCACAAAAATCAGACAACTTTTAGACTTTGCCTCCATTCCTCCTGCTGTCAATCAG GTGGAGATGCACCCAATGTGGAGGCAAAGGAAGTTGAGACAGATATGTGGGGAAAACAGAATACATGTTAGTGCATATTCACCACTTGGTGCACCAGGAAGTTTCTGGGGATCAACTGATGTTGTTAACAATCCTATCATCAGATCTATTGCTCTCAAGCACCGGGCTACTCCTGCACAG GTTGCTCTGAGATGGGGTTTATCCAAGGGAACTAGTGCAATAGTGAAGAGCTTTAATCTTGaaagaatgaaagaaaatatGGGAGCACTTGATCTGCGGCTGGATGAAAACGACATGCTAGCTATTGAAAGGATGGTGGAGAGAAAGATAATGAGAGGAGATTTTCTTGTTAATCAGACTACAAGTCCATATAAATCCATTCAAGATTTGTGGGATGATGAGATTTGA
- the LOC108225578 gene encoding F-box protein At5g07670 has product MSRESSPELLLNKPFSWLKNTKSLKKFIFSMKLQDLQFNDNLDQPKKGKIQNLDDPNHFSDEILLQIMCRVPQDCKDANFLVSKQWLSLQGRLVRSVRVLDWEFLVSGRLFTRFPNLVHVDLVHGCFDSPQNLCVLLNLDVGSFHVDLDYVNCGLCVLSAEEIDLGLKVLANGYTNLRKLAVVNASEMGLLSVGEECLILQELELHMCNDRVLFGVAAFGNLQILKLIGSVDAVYNGLVSDVGLTVLAQGCKRLVKLELRGCGGSYAGIKAIGQCCHMLEELSFSDHKIEDGWLSALSYCDNLKTLRFVSCKSIDRSPGIDKGMGVCPALERLHMEKCQLRQKRSVRALFLLCRLARELVFKNCWGLTDDIFGTGNICRRVKSLSLEGCSRITIEASLVGTGMGKRGKFFRKK; this is encoded by the exons ATGTCTCGAGAATCAAGCCCTGAACTTCTTTTAAACAAACCCTTTAGCTggctcaagaacaccaagagtttgaaaaaatttattttctctatgAAACTTCAGGATCTTCAATTTAATGACAATCTTGATCAGCCCAAGAAAGGAAAGATTCAAAATCTTGATGACCCAAATCATTTTTCTGATGAGATTCTTCTGCAAATCATGTGTAGAGTGCCACAAGATTGTAAAGATGCAAACTTTCTTGTTTCTAAGCAGTGGCTCAGTCTTCAAGGCCGTCTTGTGAGGTCAGTGAGAGTTCTTGATTGGGAGTTTCTTGTGTCAGGTCGTTTGTTTACTAGATTTCCTAATCTTGTGCATGTTGATTTGGTTCATGGGTGTTTTGATTCACCTCAAAATTTGTGTGTTTTGTTGAATCTTGATGTTGGGTCTTTTCACGTAGATTTGGATTATGTGAATTGTGGGTTGTGTGTGTTATCTGCTGAGGAGATAGATTTAGGGTTGAAAGTTTTGGCTAATGGGTATACTAATTTGAGGAAATTGGCTGTTGTTAATGCTAGTGAAATGGGATTGTTGAGTGTTGGTGAAGAGTGTTTAATATTGCAAGAACTTGAATTGCATATGTGTAATGATAGGGTTTTGTTTGGGGTTGCAGCGTTTGGGAATTTACAGATATTGAAGTTGATTGGGAGTGTTGACGCGGTTTATAATGGTTTGGTTTCAGATGTTGGGTTGACTGTTTTAGCTCAAGGCTGTAAGAGATTAGTGAAGCTAGAGTTGAGAGGATGTGGAGGGAGTTACGCTGGGATTAAGGCTATTGGGCAGTGTTGTCATATGCTTGAAGAGTTGAGTTTCAGTGATCATAAGATTGAAGATGGGTGGTTATCTGCTCTTTCGTACTGTGACAATCTGAAGACTTTAAGGTTTGTGTCGTGTAAAAGTATTGATCGGTCTCCTGGGATTGATAAGGGCATGGGTGTTTGTCCGGCACTAGAGAGGTTGCATATGGAGAAGTGCCAGTTAAGGCAGAAGCGAAGTGTTAGAGCTTTGTTTCTTTTGTGTCGGTTGGCAAGGGAGCTGGTCTTTAAGAATTGTTGGGGATTGACTGATGATATATTTGGCACCGGGAATATATGCAG GAGGGTTAAATCTTTGTCACTGGAAGGATGCTCAAGGATTACTATAGAAG CAAGTCTTGTCGGAACTGGCATGGGAAAAAGAGGCAAATTTTTCAGgaaaaaatga
- the LOC108225299 gene encoding uncharacterized protein LOC108225299: MRWSLGAANGATLRTVQRAAGATSVATEPLSHTPTSPSPKPTKTSSSSCKSTAQTSLLITTSNPSSPFSRNQSSTPVSWTFSSSSSSAGDDFDEQWECIDHGVFQEVEDVGYESDHYVFGSVPSVDEVQHAVSSLQQVLEPVSYSQLIRDRAAYDSDKDVANYTYSPTGLIRKIPSVGSEVDWMEPSLQPWNSRFLKPRGSDRVCNALHLLHTEPAIQRMVVALSSDTAVWDAVMNNDVVRELRDSFVKVDKNVGESADLDKGSDDPESAVGLLSLIFNNTKTRIMDLIYKITGVINKLFLPPENEKSGIATDLFEAKLTTSLLLSVVVLLVVVVSRASRA; encoded by the exons ATGAGGTGGTCACTTGGCGCTGCAAATGGAGCCACGTTGAGAACAGTTCAAAGGGCTGCAGGAGCCACCAGTGTTGCAACTGAACCATTATCACACACCCCTACAAGCCCTTCTCCAAAACCCACCAAAacatcatcttcttcttgcaAATCCACTGCTCAAACCTCCCTTTTGATCACTACCAGCAACCCTTCTTCTCCTTTTTCGAGGAACCAAAGTTCTACTCCTGTTTCCTGgactttttcttcatcttctagtAGTGCTGGTGATGATTTTGATGAGCAATGGGAGTGTATTGATCATGGGGTGTTTCAAGAAGTTGAGGATGTAGGGTATGAGAGTGATCATTATGTGTTTGGGTCTGTGCCTTCTGTTGACGAGGTTCAACATGCTGTCTCTTCTCTTCAGCA GGTCCTTGAACCAGTGTCCTATTCACAACTCATCAGGGACAGAGCTGCTTATGATTCAGACAAGGATGTGGCAAATTATACTTATAGTCCAACTGGTCTGATCCGCAAAATTCCTTCAGTTGGGTCGGAAGTTGATTGGATGGAACCCTCACTACAGCCATGGAACTCAAGATTCTTAAAGCCTCGAGGTTCTGACAGAGTTTGTAATGCTTTACATCTATTGCATACTGAACCAGCTATACAG AGAATGGTGGTAGCATTATCATCTGATACGGCTGTCTGGGATGCTGTTATGAATAATGATGTGGTGCGAGAGCTTAGAGATTCGTTTGTGAAAG ttgacaagaatgttgGTGAGAGTGCTGACTTAGATAAGGGCTCTGATGATCCAGAATCAGCAGTGGGATTATTGAGTTTGATTTTCAACAACACAAAGACCAGAATTATGGACTTGATATACAAGATAACAGGGGtgatcaacaagttgtttctgccACCTGAAAATGAGAAAAGTGGAATAGCTACTGACTTATTTGAAGCCAAGTTGACAACTTCTTTACTTCTATCTGTTGTGGTCCTCTTGGTTGTAGTTGTGTCTCGAGCCAGTCGGGCATGA
- the LOC108192949 gene encoding autophagy-related protein 3, with amino-acid sequence MVLSQKIHDVFKGTVERITNPRTVSAYKEKGVLSVEEFVLAGDNLVSKCPTWSWESGEPSKRKSYLPANKQFLITRNVPCLSRASKVEEEYEAAGGEVLIDGDDNDGWLATHGKPKDGKKEEENLPSMETLEISKKSTIQSISSHFGGEEEEDIPDMEEYEDPDNLVESDPATLQSSYLVAHEPDDDNILRTRTYDVSITYDKYYQTPRIWLTGYDESRMLLHPELVLEDVSQDHARKTVTIEDHPHLPGKHASVHPCRHGAVMKKIIDVTMSQGEEPEVDRYLFIFLKFVASVIPTIEYDYTVDFDLGSSST; translated from the exons ATGGTTCTGTCGCAGAAGATACACGACGTCTTTAAAGGCACGGTGGAGAGGATCACTAATCCTCGAACTGTCTCCGCCTATAAAGAGAAGGGAGTTCTTAGTGTCGAAGAGTTCGTTCTCGCCGGCGATAATCTCGTTTCTAAATGCCCTACCTGGTCCTG GGAATCTGGTGAACCAAGCAAGAGGAAATCGTATTTGCCAGCTAATAAACAATTCTTAATTACCAGAAATG TCCCTTGCCTGAGTAGAGCTTCAAAAGTGGAAGAAGAATATGAAGCTGCTGGGGGTGAAGTTTTAATTGACGGTGACGATAATGATGGCTGGCTTGCAACTCATGGGAAACCAAAAG ATGGAAAAAAAGAAGAGGAAAATTTGCCTTCTATGGAGACGCTAGAGATCAGCAAGAAGAGCACTATCCAATCAATTTCTTCGCACTTTGGAGGTGAAGAGGAGGAAGATATCCCTGACATGGAGGAATATGAAGATCCTGATAACCTTGTTGAATCAGATCCT GCAACACTTCAGTCTTCATATCTCGTGGCTCATGAACCTGATGATGACAATATTTTACGAACCCGAACATATGATGTTAGCATCAC GTATGATAAATATTATCAAACTCCTCGCATCTGGCTTACTGGGTATGACGAG TCAAGGATGCTTCTTCATCCAGAACTTGTGCTTGAGGACGTTAGTCAAGACCATGCCCGGAAAACG GTAACAATTGAAGATCATCCACACTTGCCCGGAAAACATGCATCTGTACATCCTTGCCGACATGGGGCTGTGATGAAGAAAATAATTGACGTTACAATGTCACAAGGAGAAGAACCAGAAGTAGACAG GTACCTATTCATATTCTTGAAATTTGTGGCTTCCGTGATTCCGACCATTGAATATGATTATACCGTGGACTTCGATCTTGGTAGCTCCAGTACTTGA